A single region of the Erythrobacter sp. HL-111 genome encodes:
- the nrdR gene encoding transcriptional regulator NrdR, translated as MRCPFCAHEDTQVKDSRPAEDGTAIRRRRQCAKCGARFTTFERVQLREVTIVKAGSDGQPQRREPFDRAKLERSVALACRKRGIGQEQIDQLVSGIQRQVETAGEAEVPSSRIGELVMDGLRQIDSVAYIRFASVYRDFSEARDFEEFASAVTEAVAARGPRA; from the coding sequence ATGCGCTGCCCCTTTTGCGCCCATGAAGACACGCAGGTGAAGGATTCGCGGCCCGCCGAGGACGGGACCGCGATCCGCCGCCGCCGCCAGTGCGCCAAGTGCGGGGCGCGCTTCACCACCTTCGAGCGGGTCCAGCTGCGCGAGGTCACGATCGTCAAGGCGGGCAGCGACGGCCAGCCCCAGCGGCGCGAACCGTTCGACCGGGCAAAGCTTGAACGCTCGGTCGCGCTCGCCTGCCGCAAGCGCGGGATCGGGCAGGAACAGATCGACCAGCTGGTCAGCGGCATCCAGCGCCAGGTCGAAACCGCGGGCGAAGCCGAGGTGCCCTCCTCGCGGATCGGCGAACTGGTGATGGACGGCCTGCGACAGATCGACAGCGTCGCCTATATCCGCTTCGCGAGCGTCTATCGCGATTTCTCGGAGGCGCGCGACTTCGAGGAATTCGCGAGCGCCGTGACCGAGGCAGTGGCGGCGCGCGGCCCGAGGGCCTGA
- a CDS encoding NAD(P)H-dependent oxidoreductase gives MNVLLIDGHPDEGRLTTHLLDTYERALPGGCEITRVAVRDLAFAPVLRHGYRRRSEWEPDLARLAERLDACDHLVVAFPMWWGSEPAELKGLVDRLFLPGFAFAYHTDDPWWDKLMAGRSADVIATMDTPPFVLRWYHGNPLVRRWKGQVLGFCGFAPVRFLALGPCDEKQAAKRLPGWEKRIEKLADSIRTRKPGDKEARLPAFLAREQVSP, from the coding sequence ATGAACGTGCTGCTCATCGACGGGCACCCGGACGAAGGGCGCCTCACCACCCACCTGCTCGACACCTATGAACGCGCCCTGCCCGGCGGCTGCGAGATCACCCGCGTGGCGGTGCGCGACCTCGCCTTCGCGCCGGTGCTGCGCCACGGGTACCGCCGGCGCAGCGAATGGGAGCCCGACCTCGCCCGGCTCGCCGAAAGGCTCGACGCGTGCGACCATCTCGTCGTCGCCTTTCCGATGTGGTGGGGGAGCGAGCCCGCGGAGCTCAAGGGCCTCGTCGACCGGCTGTTCCTGCCGGGCTTCGCCTTCGCCTATCACACGGACGATCCCTGGTGGGACAAGCTCATGGCGGGCCGCAGCGCCGACGTGATCGCGACGATGGACACCCCGCCCTTCGTCCTGCGGTGGTATCACGGCAATCCGCTGGTGCGGCGCTGGAAGGGGCAGGTGCTCGGTTTCTGCGGCTTTGCCCCGGTGCGTTTCCTCGCGCTCGGCCCGTGCGACGAGAAACAGGCGGCGAAGCGTCTGCCAGGTTGGGAAAAACGGATCGAGAAGCTCGCGGACTCGATCCGGACCAGGAAGCCCGGGGACAAGGAGGCGCGTCTCCCCGCCTTCCTCGCACGCGAACAGGTCAGTCCCTGA
- the glyA gene encoding serine hydroxymethyltransferase, which yields MDAFWNDDLATADPEIAAAIASELGRQRDKIELIASENIASRAVLEATGSVFTNKYAEGYPGKRYYGGCDYADVVESLAIERAKSLFGCNFANVQPNSGSQMNQAVFLALLEPGDTFMGLDLNSGGHLTHGSPVNMSGKWFNPVSYGVEQGSERIDMEEVARIAREHRPKLIICGGTAYSRLWDFAAFRAIADEVGAILLCDMSHISGLVAGGAHPSPFPHCDIVTSTTHKSLRGPRSGIILWNDEKFTKPLNMAVFPGLQGGPLVHVIAAKAVAFREALQPEFGAYAHRIVENARALAASLEENGLRIVSGGTDNHSMLVDLTAKDVTGKDAEKGLDRAWLTCNKNGIPFDTRSPFVTSGIRLGTPAGTTRGFGPAEFRTVGKLIAEVVEGLSQNGPEGDARIEESVRARVSELCRAFPVYPGM from the coding sequence ATGGACGCCTTCTGGAACGATGATCTCGCCACAGCCGACCCGGAAATCGCCGCGGCGATCGCCAGCGAACTCGGCCGCCAGCGCGACAAGATCGAACTCATCGCGAGCGAGAACATCGCGAGCCGCGCGGTGCTCGAGGCGACGGGCAGCGTCTTCACCAACAAATATGCCGAAGGCTATCCGGGCAAGCGCTATTATGGCGGCTGCGACTATGCCGACGTCGTGGAAAGCCTGGCAATAGAGCGCGCCAAGTCCCTGTTCGGATGCAATTTCGCGAATGTGCAGCCCAATTCGGGTTCGCAGATGAACCAGGCCGTGTTCCTCGCCCTGCTGGAGCCGGGCGACACCTTCATGGGGCTCGACCTCAATTCGGGCGGGCACCTCACCCACGGCTCGCCCGTCAACATGAGCGGCAAGTGGTTCAATCCGGTGAGCTACGGTGTCGAGCAGGGCAGTGAGCGGATCGACATGGAAGAGGTCGCGCGGATCGCGCGCGAACATCGCCCGAAACTCATCATCTGCGGCGGCACGGCCTATTCGCGGCTGTGGGACTTCGCCGCCTTCCGCGCCATCGCCGACGAAGTGGGCGCGATCCTGCTGTGCGACATGAGCCACATCTCCGGCCTCGTCGCGGGCGGCGCGCATCCCTCGCCCTTCCCGCATTGCGACATCGTCACCTCGACCACCCACAAGTCCCTGCGCGGTCCGCGTTCGGGCATCATCCTGTGGAACGACGAGAAATTCACCAAGCCGCTCAACATGGCGGTGTTCCCCGGGCTGCAGGGAGGCCCGCTGGTGCACGTCATCGCAGCCAAGGCGGTCGCCTTCCGCGAGGCGCTCCAGCCCGAATTCGGGGCCTATGCCCACCGCATCGTCGAGAACGCCCGCGCGCTCGCCGCGAGCCTTGAGGAAAACGGCCTGAGGATCGTCAGCGGCGGGACGGACAACCATTCGATGCTGGTCGATCTCACCGCGAAGGACGTCACCGGCAAGGACGCCGAAAAGGGCCTCGATCGGGCCTGGCTCACCTGCAACAAGAACGGCATCCCTTTCGACACGCGCTCGCCCTTCGTCACGTCGGGCATCCGGCTCGGCACGCCCGCGGGCACGACGCGGGGCTTCGGCCCGGCCGAATTCCGCACCGTGGGCAAGCTGATCGCCGAGGTCGTCGAGGGCCTGTCGCAGAACGGCCCCGAAGGCGACGCCCGGATCGAGGAAAGCGTGCGCGCGCGCGTCTCCGAACTGTGCCGCGCCTTCCCGGTCTATCCCGGCATGTGA
- the tgt gene encoding tRNA guanosine(34) transglycosylase Tgt has protein sequence MTGPRFEFTLHQTDGKARTGVIRMQRGEIRTPAFMPVGTAATVKAMKPEAVRALGADIILGNTYHLMLRPGAERVARLGGLHRFMNWPRPILTDSGGYQVMSLSELRKLTEEGVEFRSHLDGSKHMLTPERSMEIQRLLGSDIVMAFDECPRADRPRDEIAASMELSMRWAKRSREGFDSDAAHAGRAALFGIQQGALDEDLRRVSAQALIDIGFDGYAVGGLAVGEGQEAMFGVLDYAPAMLPEQAPRYLMGVGKPDDLVGAVERGIDMFDCVLPTRSGRNGQAFTWNGPLNLRNARFAEDSEPLDPHSDCAASRDYSKAYLHHLVKSNEILGAMLVTEHNLAFYQQLMAAMRAAIAKGTFAAFARGFRRDYLGQ, from the coding sequence ATGACCGGCCCGCGTTTCGAGTTCACCCTCCACCAGACCGACGGCAAGGCGCGCACCGGCGTGATCCGGATGCAGCGCGGGGAAATCCGCACGCCCGCCTTCATGCCGGTCGGCACCGCGGCGACGGTCAAGGCGATGAAGCCGGAGGCGGTGCGCGCGCTGGGCGCCGACATCATCCTCGGCAACACCTACCATCTCATGCTGCGCCCGGGTGCGGAGCGGGTCGCGCGGCTCGGCGGGCTCCACCGTTTCATGAACTGGCCGCGCCCGATCCTGACCGATTCGGGCGGCTACCAGGTGATGAGCCTGTCGGAGCTCAGGAAACTGACCGAGGAAGGGGTCGAATTCCGCAGCCACCTCGACGGGTCGAAACACATGCTCACCCCCGAACGCTCGATGGAGATCCAGCGCCTGCTCGGCAGCGACATCGTCATGGCCTTCGACGAATGCCCCCGCGCCGACCGTCCCCGCGACGAGATCGCCGCCAGCATGGAACTGTCGATGCGCTGGGCGAAGCGCAGCCGCGAGGGGTTCGACAGCGATGCAGCGCACGCGGGCCGCGCGGCGCTGTTCGGGATCCAGCAGGGCGCGCTCGACGAGGACCTGCGGCGGGTGTCGGCGCAGGCGCTGATCGACATCGGGTTCGACGGATACGCGGTCGGCGGGCTGGCCGTGGGCGAGGGGCAGGAGGCGATGTTCGGCGTGCTCGACTACGCGCCCGCCATGCTGCCCGAACAGGCCCCGCGCTACCTCATGGGCGTGGGCAAGCCCGATGATCTCGTCGGCGCGGTCGAGCGGGGGATCGACATGTTCGACTGCGTGCTGCCCACCCGATCGGGCCGCAACGGACAGGCCTTCACCTGGAACGGGCCGCTCAATCTCAGGAACGCGCGCTTCGCCGAGGACAGCGAACCGCTCGATCCGCATTCGGACTGCGCCGCCTCGCGCGACTATTCCAAGGCCTATCTCCACCACCTCGTCAAATCGAACGAGATCCTCGGCGCGATGCTGGTGACCGAACACAACCTCGCCTTCTACCAGCAGCTCATGGCGGCCATGCGAGCGGCGATCGCAAAGGGGACCTTCGCCGCCTTCGCGCGCGGCTTCAGGCGCGATTACCTCGGGCAATAG
- a CDS encoding chorismate mutase has translation MTDVPAKPPEDCETMIEVRVGVDATDRELMDLLARRFGYMRAAARIKQERASVRDEERKAYVIAAAVQDAETRGLPAEVIADIWERLVEASIAYEFTEWDRIRD, from the coding sequence ATGACAGACGTGCCAGCCAAGCCGCCCGAGGACTGCGAAACCATGATCGAGGTGCGCGTCGGCGTCGATGCGACCGACCGCGAGTTGATGGACCTGCTCGCCCGCCGCTTCGGCTACATGCGCGCCGCCGCGCGGATCAAGCAGGAACGGGCGAGCGTGCGCGACGAGGAGCGCAAGGCCTATGTCATCGCCGCCGCGGTGCAGGACGCGGAAACGCGCGGGCTCCCCGCCGAGGTGATCGCGGACATCTGGGAAAGGCTCGTCGAAGCCTCGATCGCCTACGAATTCACCGAGTGGGACCGGATCAGGGACTGA
- a CDS encoding ABC transporter permease, giving the protein MSQSFNARGAWSIYRRELMRAFRTAFQSILSPVLTTSLYFIVFGTVIGGRMEPVDGVPYGAFIIPGLLMLTLLGETTSNSSFGIYMPRFTGTIYELLSAPVGVAETLIGFVGAAATKGLILAGIILLTATFFVDYTIVHPLWAVGFIVLVTASFSLFGFILGIWADSFEKLGIIPLLILTPLTFLGGTFYSIDDLPAPWDALALANPIAFLVSGLRWTFYGTSDVAIEVSLGLTLAFLASCVAVIALIFRTGWRLRE; this is encoded by the coding sequence ATGAGCCAGTCCTTCAACGCGCGCGGGGCGTGGTCGATCTATCGGCGCGAGCTGATGCGCGCGTTCCGCACCGCGTTCCAGTCGATCCTCTCGCCGGTGCTGACGACCTCGCTCTATTTCATCGTCTTCGGCACGGTGATCGGCGGGCGGATGGAGCCGGTCGACGGGGTGCCCTACGGCGCCTTCATCATCCCGGGCCTGCTGATGCTGACCCTGCTGGGCGAGACGACCAGCAATTCCTCCTTCGGCATCTACATGCCACGCTTCACCGGCACGATCTACGAATTGCTCTCCGCGCCCGTGGGGGTGGCCGAAACACTGATCGGCTTCGTCGGGGCGGCGGCGACCAAGGGCCTGATACTTGCCGGGATCATCCTCCTGACCGCGACCTTCTTCGTCGACTACACGATCGTCCACCCGCTCTGGGCGGTGGGCTTCATCGTCCTGGTCACGGCGAGCTTTTCGCTGTTCGGCTTCATCCTCGGCATCTGGGCGGACAGTTTCGAGAAGCTGGGCATCATCCCGCTGCTCATCCTCACCCCGCTGACCTTTCTCGGCGGGACCTTCTATTCGATCGACGACCTGCCCGCCCCATGGGATGCGCTCGCGCTGGCGAACCCGATCGCCTTCCTCGTGAGCGGTCTGCGCTGGACCTTCTACGGCACTTCGGACGTCGCGATCGAGGTTTCGCTCGGCCTTACGCTCGCCTTCCTCGCGTCCTGCGTCGCGGTGATCGCGCTGATCTTCCGCACGGGCTGGCGCCTGCGCGAATGA
- a CDS encoding FkbM family methyltransferase: MEATVRIIDPGPGQHPGGAAGEDGLPAIRAAARAFARPVHRADAMARDFLLWRHLRVLRARTMRHVHRATRGALHGGTGEPARSVYGVAMWPNWSDKTYAYCHYGTYGRYLADLIGAIDVPFAFLDVGANQGLFSLIAGRNPQCEAILALDPVPATFARLEANLAAARLAGRARALNVGLSDRAGPARITLGRSHSGLATLGEHLARRGGDAGRIEVELVTACGLVGHLPAHLPIFVKIDVEGHEAVVIEQLLGPAFAPRICGIFYEHDDRWTDAARTGRALGAAGFVEQRRYGRGRHYDVLATPAA; this comes from the coding sequence ATGGAAGCGACGGTGCGGATCATCGACCCCGGCCCCGGCCAGCACCCTGGCGGCGCGGCGGGCGAGGACGGGCTTCCCGCGATCCGCGCGGCGGCGCGCGCCTTCGCCCGGCCGGTCCACCGCGCGGACGCGATGGCGCGCGATTTCCTGCTCTGGCGGCACCTGCGCGTCCTGCGCGCGCGCACCATGCGCCACGTCCACCGCGCGACCCGCGGCGCGTTGCACGGCGGGACGGGCGAACCCGCACGCTCGGTCTATGGGGTCGCGATGTGGCCGAACTGGTCGGACAAGACCTATGCCTATTGCCATTACGGCACCTATGGCCGCTATCTGGCCGACCTGATCGGGGCGATCGACGTGCCCTTCGCCTTTCTCGACGTGGGCGCGAACCAGGGCCTGTTCTCGCTCATCGCCGGGCGGAACCCGCAATGCGAGGCGATCCTCGCGCTCGACCCGGTCCCGGCGACCTTCGCCCGGCTCGAGGCGAACCTTGCCGCCGCCCGGCTCGCAGGGCGCGCGCGGGCGCTCAATGTCGGCCTGTCGGACCGCGCCGGGCCGGCGAGGATCACGCTCGGCCGATCGCACAGCGGGCTCGCGACGCTGGGCGAACACCTCGCGCGGCGCGGGGGCGATGCGGGCCGGATCGAAGTCGAACTCGTCACCGCGTGCGGCCTTGTCGGGCATCTTCCGGCGCACCTCCCGATCTTCGTCAAGATCGACGTCGAGGGGCACGAGGCGGTGGTGATCGAGCAATTGCTCGGCCCCGCCTTCGCCCCGCGCATCTGCGGGATCTTCTACGAACACGACGATCGCTGGACCGATGCGGCACGGACCGGGCGCGCGCTCGGCGCGGCGGGCTTCGTCGAGCAACGGCGCTACGGGCGCGGGCGGCATTACGACGTGCTTGCAACGCCCGCCGCCTGA
- a CDS encoding ABC transporter ATP-binding protein: protein MSEPILKIENLSKVYRGGVRALDGVNLEIRRGEIFALLGPNGAGKTTLIGAVCGLVRPTSGRITAFGHDMATDWRAARRRIGLVPQELSTDMFEQVRHAVAYSRGLFGRSPDKARIDGILRSLSLYEKRAAQIRELSGGMKRRVLIAKALAHEPELLFLDEPTAGVDVELRKGMWDQIAALREQGVTIILTTHYIEEAEEMADRVGIIRGGRILMVEDKAAIMERLGTTEAVIVLSEPMGVIPAGVARFPVELRAEGRELVYRGGDGKGRGRAEIAELTKALVAHGIDYGGIDIHDSSLEDIFVSLLAGEEAA, encoded by the coding sequence GTGAGCGAGCCGATCCTGAAAATCGAGAACCTGTCGAAGGTCTACAGGGGCGGCGTGCGCGCGCTCGACGGGGTGAACCTCGAGATCCGGCGGGGCGAGATCTTCGCGCTGCTTGGCCCGAACGGAGCGGGCAAGACGACCCTGATCGGCGCGGTGTGCGGGCTTGTGCGCCCCACTTCGGGCCGGATCACCGCCTTCGGCCACGACATGGCGACCGACTGGCGCGCGGCGCGGCGGCGGATCGGGCTCGTCCCGCAGGAGCTTTCGACCGACATGTTCGAACAGGTCCGTCACGCCGTCGCCTATTCGCGCGGGTTGTTCGGGCGATCGCCGGACAAGGCGCGGATCGACGGGATTCTCAGATCGCTCAGCCTCTACGAAAAGCGCGCAGCGCAGATACGCGAGCTGTCGGGCGGGATGAAACGCCGCGTCCTCATCGCCAAGGCGCTTGCCCACGAGCCCGAACTGCTTTTCCTCGACGAGCCGACCGCGGGCGTCGACGTCGAACTGCGCAAGGGCATGTGGGACCAAATCGCCGCCCTGCGCGAACAGGGCGTCACGATCATCCTCACCACCCATTACATCGAGGAGGCCGAGGAAATGGCCGACCGGGTCGGCATCATCCGCGGCGGGCGCATCCTGATGGTCGAGGACAAGGCGGCGATCATGGAACGGCTCGGCACGACCGAGGCGGTGATCGTGCTGTCCGAACCGATGGGGGTCATCCCCGCAGGCGTCGCGCGGTTCCCGGTCGAACTGCGCGCGGAAGGGCGCGAACTGGTCTATCGCGGCGGCGACGGCAAGGGCCGCGGCCGAGCCGAGATCGCCGAACTGACCAAGGCGCTCGTCGCGCACGGCATTGATTATGGCGGCATCGACATCCACGATTCCTCGCTTGAAGACATCTTCGTCTCGCTGCTGGCCGGGGAAGAGGCGGCATGA
- a CDS encoding RNA methyltransferase yields MDELNRPVMVLVRPQLGENIGKAARAMLNFGLTELRLVAPRDGWPNPSAGPAAAGADRVLDEAKVFATTAEAVADCAHVYATTVRKRGVTKPVVGADGAARLIHGEEGRHAVLFGPERSGLETEDVALARHILTVPINPEFGSLNLAQAVILVAYEWSRIGRELGGAGETLVQPTAEDPLPPAPQDELDGLIAHFERMLEPKGYFLPETRAEATRRTLRSVLTKPGWNHLEVRTLRGILSTLEREPRA; encoded by the coding sequence ATGGACGAACTCAACCGGCCGGTGATGGTCCTGGTCCGCCCCCAGCTGGGCGAGAACATCGGCAAGGCGGCGCGCGCGATGCTCAATTTCGGGCTCACCGAACTGCGCCTCGTCGCGCCGCGCGACGGCTGGCCCAACCCGTCCGCGGGTCCCGCGGCGGCGGGGGCGGACAGGGTGCTCGACGAAGCGAAGGTCTTCGCCACCACCGCCGAGGCGGTCGCCGACTGCGCCCATGTCTATGCCACCACGGTGCGAAAGCGCGGCGTGACCAAGCCGGTCGTCGGCGCGGACGGCGCGGCGCGGCTGATCCACGGGGAGGAAGGCCGCCACGCCGTCCTCTTCGGCCCCGAACGCTCGGGTCTGGAAACGGAGGACGTGGCGCTCGCCCGGCACATCCTGACCGTCCCGATCAATCCGGAATTCGGCTCGCTGAACCTCGCGCAGGCGGTGATCCTCGTCGCCTATGAATGGTCGCGGATCGGACGCGAGCTTGGCGGCGCGGGCGAAACGCTTGTCCAGCCCACCGCCGAGGACCCGCTCCCCCCCGCCCCGCAGGACGAGCTCGACGGACTGATCGCGCATTTCGAACGGATGCTCGAGCCCAAGGGCTATTTCCTGCCCGAGACGCGCGCCGAGGCGACCCGCCGCACGCTCCGCAGCGTGCTGACCAAGCCGGGCTGGAACCACCTCGAAGTTCGCACCTTGCGCGGCATCCTCAGCACGCTAGAGCGCGAACCCAGGGCCTGA
- a CDS encoding peptidylprolyl isomerase, with amino-acid sequence MLTPTTLQGRAALRPDAIRAPFAAIAAAALAVLLPAPAFAQAQAPAEPDMGMEEEEEAEEREAVATPARRAFDPINYDVTDDRENVWLLDLSNGERVAIRLMPSWAPDHVERIKTLTREGFYDGVIFHRVIDGFMAQSGDPTGTGQGGSELPDLEAEFNPMPHVRGTVSMARAAEEDSANSQFFIVFYPRFSLDKRYTNFGRVIDNIEAVDAIQRGEPPQNPTRILQASIAADDVPPPAAPAARETEEEITPDMLSAPVQQ; translated from the coding sequence GTGCTCACACCCACGACCCTGCAAGGCCGCGCGGCCCTGCGCCCCGACGCCATCCGCGCGCCGTTTGCCGCAATCGCGGCGGCGGCGCTCGCCGTCCTGCTTCCGGCGCCCGCTTTCGCGCAGGCCCAGGCGCCGGCCGAGCCCGACATGGGAATGGAGGAAGAGGAAGAGGCAGAGGAGCGCGAGGCCGTGGCCACGCCCGCCCGGCGCGCCTTCGACCCGATCAATTACGACGTGACCGACGACCGCGAGAACGTCTGGCTGCTCGACCTGTCCAACGGGGAGCGCGTCGCGATCCGGCTCATGCCGAGCTGGGCGCCGGATCATGTCGAGCGGATCAAGACCCTCACCCGGGAGGGTTTCTACGACGGGGTGATCTTCCACCGCGTGATCGACGGTTTCATGGCGCAGAGCGGCGATCCCACCGGGACCGGGCAGGGCGGCTCCGAACTCCCCGATCTGGAGGCCGAGTTCAACCCGATGCCGCACGTGCGCGGGACCGTCTCGATGGCCCGCGCGGCGGAGGAGGACAGCGCGAACAGCCAGTTCTTCATCGTCTTCTACCCGCGCTTCAGCCTCGACAAGCGCTACACCAATTTCGGCCGGGTGATCGACAACATCGAAGCGGTGGACGCGATCCAGCGGGGCGAGCCGCCGCAGAACCCGACCCGCATCCTCCAGGCCTCGATCGCGGCCGACGACGTGCCGCCCCCCGCGGCGCCCGCAGCGCGCGAGACGGAAGAGGAAATCACCCCCGACATGCTGAGCGCGCCGGTCCAGCAGTAA
- the rpsD gene encoding 30S ribosomal protein S4, whose product MSKRKSAKYKLDRRMGENIWGRPNSPVNKRSYGPGQHGQRRKGKMSDFGLQLRAKQKLKGYYGDVTEKQFHRTYKDATRMKGDTGQNLIGLLERRLDMVVYRAKFAPTIFAARQIVNHGHIYVNGVKCNIPSRRVDVGDVISLGAKAKEMALVIEAQSLPERDIPDYVAPDGTDKVTFTRVPKLDEVPYPVTMEPNLVVEFYSR is encoded by the coding sequence ATGTCGAAGCGCAAGAGCGCCAAGTACAAGCTTGACCGCCGGATGGGCGAAAACATCTGGGGTCGCCCCAATTCCCCGGTCAACAAGCGTTCCTACGGCCCCGGCCAGCATGGTCAGCGCCGCAAGGGCAAGATGTCCGACTTCGGCCTGCAGCTGCGCGCCAAGCAGAAGCTCAAGGGCTATTACGGCGACGTCACCGAAAAGCAGTTCCACCGCACCTACAAGGATGCGACCCGGATGAAGGGCGACACGGGCCAGAACCTGATCGGCCTGCTCGAACGCCGGCTCGACATGGTGGTCTATCGCGCCAAGTTCGCGCCGACGATCTTCGCCGCGCGGCAGATCGTCAATCACGGGCACATCTACGTCAACGGCGTGAAGTGCAACATCCCCTCGCGCCGGGTGGACGTGGGCGACGTCATCAGCCTCGGCGCCAAGGCCAAGGAAATGGCGCTGGTGATCGAGGCGCAGAGCCTGCCGGAGCGCGACATTCCCGACTATGTCGCGCCCGACGGCACCGACAAGGTGACCTTCACCCGCGTGCCCAAGCTAGACGAGGTGCCCTATCCGGTCACGATGGAACCGAACCTCGTGGTCGAGTTCTACTCGCGCTGA
- the queA gene encoding tRNA preQ1(34) S-adenosylmethionine ribosyltransferase-isomerase QueA codes for MRVDLFDFELPQDLIALRPVRPRDAARMLLVRGTDPAAPLEDRGVRDLPDLLDPGDVLVFNDTRVIPAQLEGRRKDGEARIGATLHKRIDLRRWQAFLRNARRVKEGDALIFGGGVTAIAEERHGDGSMTLFFEGEEPVEVLLDRAGTMPLPPYIASRRAIDEADREDYQTMFAAKDGAVAAPTASLHFTQRLVDALDERGILRETLTLHVGAGTFLPVKAEDTEDHRMHAEFGVIRPEVAERLNAVRAQGRRIVAVGTTSLRLLESAAREDRAIAAFEGDTDIFITPGYAFRAVDGLMTNFHLPKSTLMMLVSALMTRERMMAAYAHAIANRYRFYSYGDSSLLLPGG; via the coding sequence ATGCGCGTCGATCTGTTCGATTTCGAACTTCCGCAGGACCTCATCGCCCTGCGCCCGGTGCGCCCGCGCGATGCGGCGCGGATGCTGCTGGTGCGCGGGACCGACCCGGCCGCCCCGCTCGAGGACAGGGGCGTGCGCGACCTGCCCGACCTGCTCGATCCGGGCGACGTGCTCGTCTTCAACGACACCCGCGTCATCCCCGCCCAGCTCGAAGGCCGTCGCAAGGACGGGGAGGCCCGGATCGGCGCGACCCTGCACAAACGCATCGACCTGCGCCGCTGGCAGGCTTTCCTGCGCAACGCCAGGCGGGTGAAGGAAGGCGACGCGCTGATCTTCGGCGGGGGCGTCACCGCCATCGCCGAGGAACGGCACGGCGACGGTTCGATGACGCTTTTCTTCGAGGGCGAAGAGCCGGTCGAGGTCCTGCTCGACCGCGCGGGCACCATGCCGCTGCCGCCCTACATCGCGTCGCGGCGCGCGATCGACGAGGCCGACCGCGAGGATTACCAGACCATGTTCGCGGCGAAGGACGGCGCGGTGGCGGCCCCGACCGCCTCGCTCCATTTCACCCAAAGGCTGGTCGATGCGCTCGACGAGCGGGGCATATTGCGCGAGACGCTGACCCTGCACGTGGGCGCGGGGACTTTCCTGCCGGTCAAGGCCGAGGACACCGAAGACCACCGGATGCACGCCGAATTCGGCGTCATCCGGCCGGAGGTGGCCGAACGGCTCAACGCGGTGCGCGCGCAGGGCAGGCGGATCGTCGCGGTCGGCACGACCTCGCTGCGCCTGCTCGAAAGCGCGGCGCGCGAGGACAGAGCGATCGCCGCGTTCGAGGGCGACACCGACATCTTCATCACGCCCGGATACGCCTTTCGCGCGGTCGACGGGCTGATGACCAATTTCCATCTGCCCAAATCGACGCTGATGATGCTGGTGAGCGCGCTGATGACGCGCGAGCGGATGATGGCGGCCTATGCCCACGCGATCGCGAACCGTTACCGCTTCTATTCCTACGGCGATTCCTCGCTGCTTCTGCCCGGCGGCTGA